TCGAATCGTCCGGCTCTTCTCCCCGTTTCACTGCATAGTAAAGCGTCTCCCGGTCGCCCCACTCGGGCGCGACGTAGTCGAACTCGAACGTGCCCTCCGCAGTGCCCGTCACACGCTCGACCGTCCCGCTCTCGAGCACCCAGCAGTAGACGTGACTCCGTTTCCCGTCGGTGTACCGGGCGCCCGCGCGGTAGATCATTCGGTCGATCACCCGCGGGTCCGGCGGCTCCGACTCGTACTCCGGGTCGTCGAGATCGAGGTCGCGTTCCTCCCCTCTGTCCTCGGCGGTGATCCCCTGTGTGAACGCGATCCGTTTCCCGTCTGGACTCCACGCGATCGAGGAGACGCCGCCGACCACGTCCGTGAGGCGTTCGGCTTCGCCCCCGTCGGCGGGGAGGACCCAGAGCTGTGACCGGTCGTCGTCCTCGCCGCGCGTGCTGACGAACGCGAGACGGTCCCCGGAGGGACTCCAGCGCGGCTCCGAGTCGACGCCCTCGCTGACGGTGAACCGACGGGCCTCGTTCCCACCGAGCGAGGCGAGGTAGACCGTCGCCTCGTAGCTCTCCTCGTCGTCCGGGACGGTCCTGACGAACGCGACCCGTTCGCCGTCCGGCGAGAGTCGGGGCTCGCCCACCTGTACGATCTCGTGGTAGTCGTGGGCACTGACCGTCTCCATGAGTGACGGGTCCGGCGTGCGGGGAAAATATACTGTCGGTTCGCTCTCACGCCGCCGCTCACCGATCGATCTCGACACGACCGCTCGTCGCGTCGTTCAGCCGGTCGACCAGCGCGTCGGCCTCCTCGATCGGGACGCGCACCGAGAGCGCGACCCGTTCGCCGTACTCCGCATCGAACTCGTAGCCCGCGCTCTCGACGATCCCTCGCACCGTTCCCGAGTCGTCGTAGGCCGCCTCGATCTCGATCCGGGTGTGTGGGCGTTCCTCGACCACCTCCGTGGCGGCGACCGCCCCGCGTACGCCCCGGCCGTACGCGCGGACCAGCCCGCCGTAGCCGAGTTTCGTCCCGCCGAAGTACCGCACGACGACGCAGGCGACGTTCTCCAGTTCTTCGCCCTGGAGCACGTTGAGCGCGGGTTTGCCCGCCGAGCCGGTCGGCTCGCCGTCGTCGCTCGACCACTCCCGCAGTGGGTCGTCCCGCACCCGGTACGCCGGCACCGCGTGGCTCGCGTCGTCGTACTGCTCTCGCACTCGTTCGACGAACGCCTCCGCAGCGCCGACGCTCGCCGCCGGCGCGATCTCGCCGACGAACTCCGAGCCGCGGACCTCGAACCGTGCGCTCGCGGGTGCGGCGACGGTTCGGTAGACGTCGCTCATCGCCGTCCCCCGTTCATCCCCGCTTCCCTCGTTCGATGACGAAGAGCGCCGAGAGGCAGACGAGCGCGCCGAGTTCGGCTACCTTCGAGACGAAGTCGACCGGGTCTGCGACCATGTGCTCGGAAAGCCCCGCGAGGAACGGCCCGCCGTGGGTGTGGCCGAACGCGCCAGGGAGGAGGCCGCCGAGGTCGCCGACGAAGTGCCAGGCGACGTAGCCGACGAGCGGGCCGACCATCAGCAGCGCGCCGTAGAGGTAGACGAGGTCGCGACGCGCCCCCAGAACGAACGCGAGGAGGCCGGCAACGAGTCCGAGGACGAACAGGGCCGACAGCGGCGCGAGCGGATCGGGCGTCGCGCCCGCCTCCCAGTAGGTGACCAGCCGGGGCACCGAGTCCCAGAGGTGGATCACGCCCGCCACGGCGACGAGCTGTGCGGTGACCAGCTGGAGCGCCGTCTCTGCCGCCTCGTCCATACCCGGCGTTGGCTCCCGTGGGGAAAGTGGTCGTCGGTTCGCACCGACGGCACTAGCCCGCACCGGCAATCAGGTTATCCCGTTGAACGGAGTATCCCCTCCATGAGCAAGCACGTGCTCGTAGCGATCGACGGCTCGCCCGGTGCCGACCGGGCGCTTCGAAACGCCTGTGAGCGGTTCCCCGCGGAGGAGATCACGGCGCTCTACGCGCTC
This region of Halalkalicoccus sp. CGA53 genomic DNA includes:
- a CDS encoding IMPACT family protein; the encoded protein is MSDVYRTVAAPASARFEVRGSEFVGEIAPAASVGAAEAFVERVREQYDDASHAVPAYRVRDDPLREWSSDDGEPTGSAGKPALNVLQGEELENVACVVVRYFGGTKLGYGGLVRAYGRGVRGAVAATEVVEERPHTRIEIEAAYDDSGTVRGIVESAGYEFDAEYGERVALSVRVPIEEADALVDRLNDATSGRVEIDR